A single Musa acuminata AAA Group cultivar baxijiao chromosome BXJ2-1, Cavendish_Baxijiao_AAA, whole genome shotgun sequence DNA region contains:
- the LOC135599004 gene encoding pyrophosphate-energized vacuolar membrane proton pump-like, producing the protein MAVAFLSDLLTEVLIPVAAVVGIVFALVQWLLVSKVKLSPEGESSGTGNGKNGYSDYLIEEEEGLNDHNVVVKCAEIQSAISEGATSFLFTEYQYVGIFMAVFAVLIFLFLGSVEGFSTKNQPCTYNKDKTCKPALANAIFSTLSFLLGAFTSVVSGFLGMKIATYANARTTLEARKGVGKAFITAFRSGAVMGFLLAANGLLVLYISINLFKLYYGEDWEGLFEAITGYGLGGSSMALFGRVGGGIYTKAADVGADLVGKVERNIPEDDPRNPAVIADNVGDNVGDIAGMGSDLFGSYAESSCAALVVASISSFGINHELTAMLYPLLISSMGIIVCLVTTLFATDFFEIKAVKEIEPALKWQLIISTVLMTVGIAIVTWVALPSSFTIFNFGVQKTVKNWELFFCVAIGLWAGLVIGFVTEYYTSNAYSPVQDVADSCRTGAATNVIFGLALGYKSVIIPIFAIAVSIFVSFSFAAMYGIAVAALGMLSTIATGLAIDAYGPISDNAGGIAEMAGMSHRIRERTDALDAAGNTTAAIGKGFAIGSAALVSLALFGAFVSRATISTVDVLTPKVFIGLLIGAMLPYWFSAMTMKSVGSAALKMVEEVRRQFNNIPGIMEGSAKPDYATCVKISTDASIKEMIPPGALVMLTPLVVGTLFGVETLSGVLAGSLVSGVQIAISASNTGGAWDNAKKYIEAGASEHARSLGPKGSDAHKAAVIGDTIGDPLKDTSGPSLNILIKLMAVESLVFAPFFATHGGILFKYL; encoded by the exons ATGGCGGTGGCATTCCTCTCCGATCTCCTCACCGAGGTCCTGATCCCGGTGGCGGCCGTCGTCGGGATCGTGTTCGCCCTGGTGCAGTGGCTCCTGGTCTCGAAGGTGAAGCTCTCGCCGGAGGGGGAGTCCTCCGGAACGGGCAACGGCAAGAACGGATATTCCGATTACTtgatagaggaggaggaggggcttAACGATCACAACGTGGTCGTCAAGTGTGCCGAGATCCAGAGCGCCATTTCGGAAG GAGCTACTTCTTTCCTCTTCACAGAATACCAGTATGTTGGAATCTTTATGGCTGTTTTTGCAGTCCTGATCTTCCTCTTCCTTGGCTCCGTTGAGGGCTTTAGCACCAAGAACCAACCCTGCACTTACAACAAGGACAAGACTTGCAAACCTGCCCTTGCCAATGCCATTTTCAGCACCTTGTCTTTTTTGCTTGGTGCTTTCACCTCTGTTGTTTCTGGTTTTCTTGGGATGAAGATTGCAACATATGCCAACGCCAGGACAACTTTGGAGGCAAGAAAGGGTGTTGGAAAGGCTTTCATCACTGCATTCCGATCGGGTGCAGTGATGGGCTTTTTACTTGCTGCTAATGGGCTTCTGGTGCTTTACATTTCCATAAACCTATTCAAGTTGTATTATGGCGAAGACTGGGAAGGTCTTTTCGAGGCTATTACTGGTTATGGCCTTGGTGGTTCTTCCATGGCTCTCTTTGGGAGGGTTGGCGGAGGTATCTACACCAAAGCTGCTGATGTTGGGGCTGATCTTGTTGGAAAGGTTGAGAGGAACATCCCTGAGGATGACCCTAGGAATCCAGCC GTAATCGCTGATAATGTTGGTGACAATGTTGGGGATATTGCTGGAATGGGATCTGATCTCTTTGGTTCATATGCTGAATCTTCATGTGCTGCCCTTGTTGTTGCTTCAATATCTTCTTTTGGAATTAACCACGAGCTGACTGCAATGTTGTATCCGCTACTGATCAGTTCCATGGGCATTATTGTTTGTCTGgtcaccactctttttgctaccgACTTTTTTGAGATAAAAGCGGTGAAGGAGATTGAACCTGCACTAAAGTGGCAGCTTATAATCTCCACTGTTCTCATGACCGTGGGTATTGCAATCGTCACTTGGGTAGCACTCCCGTCCAGCTTTACAATCTTCAATTTTGGTGTCCAGAAGACTGTCAAAAACTG GGAGTTGTTCTTCTGTGTGGCGATCGGTTTGTGGGCTGGTCTGGTGATAGGATTTGTCACAGAATATTATACGAGCAATGCGTACAG CCCTGTGCAAGATGTCGCCGATTCCTGTAGAACTGGTGCTGCTACCAATGTTATCTTTGGGCTCGCTTTGGGATACAAATCCGTCATCATTCCTATATTTGCTATCGCCGTCAGCATTTTTGTTAGCTTTAGTTTTGCCGCGATGTATGGTATTGCAGTTGCTGCTCTTGGAATGTTGAGTACCATTGCTACTGGACTTGCCATCGATGCCTACGGGCCTATCAGTGATAATGCTGGAGGTATCGCAGAGATGGCTGGCATGAGCCATAGGATCCGGGAAAGAACTGATGCTCTGGATGCTGCAGGCAACACCACTGCTGCAATTGGGAAG GGTTTTGCTATCGGTTCAGCTGCCTTGGTGTCCCTTGCACTTTTTGGTGCCTTTGTTAGTCGAGCTACGATCTCGACCGTAGACGTTCTGACACCCAAGGTTTTCATTGGGCTGCTTATTGGTGCTATGCTTCCTTACTGGTTCTCGGCTATGACCATGAAGAGCGTTGGTAGTGCAGCTCTTAAGATGGTTGAAGAAGTCCGCAGGCAGTTCAACAACATTCCTGGTATCATGGAGGGAAGTGCTAAACCAGACTATGCAACCTGCGTCAAGATCTCAACCGATGCTTCCATCAAGGAGATGATTCCTCCTGGTGCTTTGGTCATGCTTACTCCACTCGTTGTTGGGACCCTTTTTGGCGTTGAAACGCTCTCGGGAGTCCTTGCGGGCTCTCTAGTTTCTGGAGTCCAG ATTGCCATCTCTGCGTCGAATACTGGTGGTGCATGGGACAATGCAAAGAAGTATATTGAG GCTGGAGCTTCAGAGCATGCCAGGTCTCTTGGCCCAAAGGGATCAGATGCCCACAAGGCTGCGGTGATTGGCGACACCATCGGAGACCCACTCAAAGACACATCTGGACCATCTCTCAACATCCTCATCAAGCTCATGGCAGTTGAATCACTTGTGTTTGCTCCATTCTTTGCCACTCATGGAGGGATCCTCTTCAAGTACCTTTAA